The following are encoded in a window of Corynebacterium argentoratense DSM 44202 genomic DNA:
- the msrA gene encoding peptide-methionine (S)-S-oxide reductase MsrA has product MNEFWVGMGCFWGAEKLFWETPGVTDTQVGYAGGRTSNPSYRAVCSGSTGHAEVVRVRFDPQVTSLEDLVVLALENHDPTQGNRQGADIGTQYRSVFFLPTSDDAATVERILDAYGKQLAQQGYGPITTQVVLMDQAGTGFWSAEDYHQRYLEKNPGGYCPHHGTGVCYVR; this is encoded by the coding sequence ATGAACGAGTTTTGGGTAGGTATGGGCTGCTTTTGGGGCGCGGAGAAGCTGTTCTGGGAAACCCCCGGCGTCACCGACACCCAGGTGGGCTATGCCGGCGGCCGAACCTCCAACCCGAGCTACCGGGCCGTATGCTCTGGTTCCACCGGTCATGCGGAAGTCGTGCGGGTGCGCTTCGACCCCCAAGTGACCAGCCTCGAAGACCTCGTTGTGCTGGCGCTAGAAAACCACGACCCCACCCAAGGCAACCGCCAAGGCGCCGACATCGGGACCCAATACCGCTCCGTATTTTTCCTCCCCACCAGTGATGACGCCGCGACGGTCGAACGCATCCTCGACGCGTACGGCAAGCAGTTGGCGCAGCAAGGCTACGGTCCGATAACCACCCAGGTCGTCTTGATGGACCAGGCCGGCACCGGATTCTGGTCGGCCGAAGACTACCACCAGCGATACCTGGAGAAGAACCCCGGCGGCTACTGCCCCCACCACGGCACCGGAGTATGTTATGTCCGATAA